The Candidatus Melainabacteria bacterium genome includes a region encoding these proteins:
- a CDS encoding ABC transporter permease, which translates to MLNKPRWLSIVACLIYGFLYIPIIVLILFSFEDSRMAVHWTGFTTKWYSKLASDETLLSALVNSIIVALSAVTVSGIMGTMAAVGLSRQHFAGKGAFRGLLMLPILIPEIAMAVAALILFVALGVNLSLSTIIVSHIVFCVAYVTLTVMGRLEGMDKRLEEAAQDLGASPVMAFFRVTLPLLMPGIIAGCLLAFVLSLDDFVITQFTAGVGSTTLPLRIYSLVKFGVSPEINALSTLMIVATVAITLLAEAIRRKELHT; encoded by the coding sequence ATGCTAAATAAGCCAAGATGGTTGAGTATAGTCGCCTGTCTCATCTACGGCTTTCTCTACATACCAATCATCGTCTTGATTCTGTTTAGTTTCGAAGATTCTCGCATGGCTGTTCATTGGACAGGCTTTACGACAAAGTGGTATTCCAAATTGGCGTCTGACGAAACACTGCTTTCTGCGCTGGTCAATAGCATCATCGTCGCCCTTTCTGCTGTCACCGTCAGCGGTATCATGGGAACAATGGCGGCAGTTGGTCTCTCGCGCCAGCACTTCGCCGGTAAAGGCGCATTTCGTGGGTTGCTCATGTTGCCCATTCTTATTCCTGAGATCGCGATGGCTGTAGCTGCTCTGATCTTGTTTGTGGCTCTTGGGGTGAATCTGAGCCTGTCAACAATTATCGTTTCCCACATAGTGTTTTGCGTGGCTTATGTCACCCTTACCGTTATGGGACGCCTGGAAGGAATGGACAAAAGACTGGAAGAGGCGGCGCAGGACCTTGGCGCATCGCCCGTGATGGCATTTTTTAGAGTCACGTTACCACTTTTGATGCCTGGTATTATCGCTGGTTGTTTGCTCGCTTTCGTACTTTCGCTCGATGATTTTGTCATCACTCAGTTTACGGCCGGCGTCGGCAGCACGACCTTGCCTTTGAGAATCTACAGTCTTGTGAAATTTGGTGTCAGTCCTGAAATCAATGCTCTGTCTACGTTGATGATTGTGGCGACCGTAGCTATTACTCTACTTGCCGAAGCTATTCGGCGGAAAGAGCTGCACACCTGA